One window of the Microplitis demolitor isolate Queensland-Clemson2020A chromosome 10, iyMicDemo2.1a, whole genome shotgun sequence genome contains the following:
- the LOC103570408 gene encoding uncharacterized protein LOC103570408 has translation MSEMELQSVSPEPSQPVTTLTIQPSAYRILRSPSHESVTTDLSLFSVSSIASNIKSSNRIIAMKSFSDKHLSGRESSPNPNVRGSENNRPADIPEILWFEEETELIRSCAALSSALGLSKSFSASDVTQLPSLEASCPQVLRPAVSALALNSAHCDKFFIEQAHIDHASRSCSTWVAVGDIASTSQLPSPHGGTSQQISTSLHPQPIPFTAADLVRSVNKKVRQNYIRRRLLTTYRALERLSQSEFNLDRLEAAASAARTTSGVTLVVPSTSLNKDKSTIVNRKTSDYPLTVSDVERERGKQLTKYERNMMIFNWLHNLNDDQDENLSTENEIKVLND, from the exons ATGTCAGAAATGGAACTTCAATCGGTTTCACCCGAACCTTCGCAACCAGTAACGACTCTAACTATTCAACCATCAGCGTATCGTATACTACGTTCACCAAGTCACGAAAGTGTCACAACCGATTTATCACTCTTCAGCGTTTCGTCGATAGcaagtaatattaaaagtagTAATCGAATAATTGCTATGAAATCATTTAGTGATAAACATCTGTCTGGTCGCGAATCATCACCAAATCCCAATGTTCGTGGCAGCGAAAATAACAG gCCAGCAGACATTCCTGAAATTTTATGGTTTGAAGAAGAAACCGAATTAATACGTAGTTGTGCTGCGCTTTCATCAGCTCTTGGCCTCTCAAAGAGTTTTAGTGCCAGTGACGTAACACAGTTACCCAGTCTAGAAGCATCTTGCCCACAGGTATTACGGCCTGCGGTTTCAGCTCTTGCTTTAAATTCTGCGCAttgcgacaaattttttatagagcagGCTCATATTGATCATGCATCGAGATCTTGTAGCACTTGGGTAGCCGTTGGTGATATTGCCAGTACATCACAATTACCGAGTCCACATGGAGGCACCTCTCAACAAATATCAACATCACTACATCCGCAACCTATACCTTTTACAGCTGCTGATCTTGTGAGGtctgttaataaaaaagttcgtCAAAATTATATCCGACGGAG ACTATTAACAACTTATCGTGCTCTTGAACGACTTTCACAGAGTGAATTCAATTTAGACAGACTAGAAGCAGCTGCGTCGGCTGCACGAACCACGTCAGGTGTAACTCTCGTAGTACCTTCGACTAGTTTAAACAAAGATAAGTCAACAATAGTCAATCGTAAGACTAGTGATTATCCACTTACAGTGAGTGACGTTGAACGTGAACGTGGTAAGCAATTgacaaaatatgaaagaaaTATGATGATATTCAATTGGTTACACAACCTAAATGACGATCAGGATGAAAACCTATCAACCGAAAATGAAATCAAAGTTCTGAATGATTAG